The following DNA comes from Pseudomonadota bacterium.
GCGCTTTGTAAAGTATATGAGCAAAAGCATGGGAACATGCACCATTTAAAGCAAGATCCGTACCTATGCCGATGCCTGCAACCATGTATCCTACCTGGCTTACTATGTGGTAAGCAAGAACCCTTCTCATATCATTCTCAATAACAGCGTAAAAAACACCATACACGGTCATGGCTGTGCCGAAAATGGCAAGAATTTCAAAACCCGGAAAACCCCTTAAAAGAACATAAACGGCTGTCTTTGTGGTAAAGGCGCACATTAGCACTGCTCCTTCAACAGTTGCCTCGGGGTATGCATCGGGAAGCCACGCGTGAAGGGGTATGACAGCAGCATTGAGACAAAAACCTGCCAGTATAAGGTATTCTGGAAGGCCTGCATTTCCCTGTGCAACCCTGTCAAAGAGAAGATTGCCGGTTTTGTAATAATAAAGCATCATGCCTGTAAAGAACAACAGACCTCCGAAAACATGAACAAGAAGATATCTGTATCCTGCATCAATCGATTTTTGCTCTTTTCTGTACCAGACAAGAAATACTGAAGAGAAAGCCATGATTTCCCAGAAGATAAATACAGTTAAATAATCTCCGGCAAAAACAGCTCCAAGAGAACTACCAATGTAAAAACTTCCTGCAATGTGGTGTCCGTCTTCTTTCACATGGAGCGCATAAAGGGCTCCAAGAAATGCCATAATTACAAAAACCCATGCAAAAATAAGGCTTAGTTTATCCACCCTACCGAAGATAAGCGTGGTATTCAAAAAACTGTACTTTCCGAATACACCTTCCTGCATTAATGCAACATCAATAATGGAGAGGATTGGGACAAGAAGTATAAAAAACTTCTTCGCCTTTTCATTTTTGATAAAAGGCAGCAGCAGACTCCCGATAAAATAAAAGATCGCGGGGTGTAACCACTTATCCATAATAATCCTCATTTTTTCCAAGAAATGTATGCGCTACGCCTTTTGCAACTTTAATAAGTATGAAGCATCCTACAATACCGAAAATGGTCCAGAATGCAGGTATATTATCCACATAGTAATGGCCGTGCTTTCCAATGTGTATGACAACATCATAAATTACAAGGACAATAAGATATGCGATAAGAACCTTTTTTAGCATTTTCATATCTTTCCGCAACATTTCTATATATTTTAATACGTTCATGGAATGAGTCTCCCGATAAGTTGTGTAAAAAATTGGGGAAATATTCCTAATGCTACCGAAATTAGCGAGGCAAGGACTAGAGGCACAACCATAGTAACCGGAGCCTCTTTAATATTAGCCCTATTCCAGCCGACTCCCTTGTTCTTAAAAAACGCTTTGATCGTTATGGGGGCAAAATAACCTGCATTCAGTATGGTGCTTGTCATAAGTATAATAACAATAGGAAGGTTGTGTATCTCCATTGCACCGTTTAGCAGATACCACTTGCATACAAAACCTGCAACCGGCGGCACACCTATCATGCTCAAAGATGCAATGGCAAAGGCGCCCATTGTAAATGGCATTGCATAACCTATGCCTTCCATATCACTAATCTTTCTCTTTTGGGTTGCAACAAATATTGCCCCTGCGCAAAAGAATAGTGTAATCTTGCTGAAACCATGATTTGCAATATGTATAATTCCGCCCATAATGCCGGATGGATCGAGAAGCGCTACGCCAATTATCACATAAGACAACTGGCTAACCGTTGAATAAGCAAGCCTGGCTTTCAGATCGTCCTTAGTCAGGGCTATGATTGATGCAACAAGGATTGTAATGGAGACAAAATACGCCGTATATATACCAAGGTTCAGGCTCTGTAAAAGTTCAGTGCCGAATATTGAAAGCATAACCCGGCATGTACAAAATACGCCTGCCTTCACAACAGCAACAGCATGTAGAAGCGCGCTCACCGGTGTAGGCGCGACCATTGCGGAAGGCAGCCAGTTATGAAAAGGCATAATTGCTGCTTTTGCAAATCCGAAAAGGAAAAGCACATATGTTACAGTAATCCAGATGCTATCTGTTCCTTTTGCAAATATACCTTTTGTTATGTTATCCGAAAAATCGAGTGTACCCGTCAATACATAAGTAAGGATCGTCGCCGGCAGCAGCAGTCCCTTTGATGTTCCCATAAGATATACTATATATTTCTTTGCACCGGCGTAGCCTTCGGTATCCTGATGATGGGCAACAAGCGGATAGGTAAAGATAGTGATGACTTCGTAGAATAGATAGAGTGAAAACAGACTTCCCGAATAGGAAACGCCCTGTGCGCCGAGTATTGCAATGGCAAAGCAGGCATAATACCTTGTTTGAGCATGCTCATTAAGGGATCTCATATAGCCTATATTGTAAAAGGTTGCGAAAATCCACAAAAAAGAAGATATGATGCCGAAGACAAGGGAAAGGGCATCCACCCTGAAATTGAAGGATATGCCCGGTGCTATCGTGGAAACCGTATAAAGAATCCTATTGCCGTTCATTATATCGGGCACCATGCTCGCGACAGAAAGAAAGGTAAGGATAGAACCGGCAATGGACCAGAATTCTCTCACATTCTTCCGTTTTCCTGAGAGCATGATAAGAACAGAGACAATTAAGACAATCAGTATCGGGATAAGAGGTTTTACACTTTCAATGATCATATGTTAATCCTTCATCTCCTTTAACTTTGCGCCCTCAATATGTCCGAATTTTCTGAAGATTAAAATAATAATACCCAGGGCTATTGCTGTTTCTGCCGCAGCTATTCCCATAATAAAAAGGGTGAACACTTGCCCGTATGTATTATCGGGCGACGCAAATCTGTTTAACGCAACAAGATTCAGCCCCGCTCCATTCATTATAAGCTCTATGGATATAAGCATCCCTATAAGTGTTTTTCTGTATAGAATGCCAAGAATGCCGCAGCACAAAAGAAAAAGGGCTAAAAACAAATATATATAAAGATTATTAAAAATGTATGTATCTGTCATTTTTCCCTCCTTGAAAGCAGTGAGAGCATGATGGCGCCTATAATACTCACAACGATCAACAGGGAAATAAGTTCAAAAGGAAACATAAGTCTATCAAGGAGCGCCCTACCGATATCTTTTGTTGAGAGGGCAAATTCCTCAACTTTCCCTTTTACCCAAAATCCTCTGATAACAGCCTTATAAAGCACGGCAAAAGAAACGAGCGATACGACAAGCGAAGCAAGTAATTTTGTTGCAGTTGTCCATTCTTTCGGCCTTTTGGACATAGGTCCGGCAAGCATGATCGCAAATGCAATGAGGATCGTGATTGCTCCTACATATATGAGTATCTGCATCATTGCCAGAAAAGG
Coding sequences within:
- a CDS encoding NADH-quinone oxidoreductase subunit J, translating into MNPAEYIFLIIMFVTMIGALITVLSGSLIYAMIGLVVTLFGVAGLYIYLNAPFLAMMQILIYVGAITILIAFAIMLAGPMSKRPKEWTTATKLLASLVVSLVSFAVLYKAVIRGFWVKGKVEEFALSTKDIGRALLDRLMFPFELISLLIVVSIIGAIMLSLLSRREK
- the nuoK gene encoding NADH-quinone oxidoreductase subunit NuoK, with protein sequence MTDTYIFNNLYIYLFLALFLLCCGILGILYRKTLIGMLISIELIMNGAGLNLVALNRFASPDNTYGQVFTLFIMGIAAAETAIALGIIILIFRKFGHIEGAKLKEMKD
- a CDS encoding monovalent cation/H+ antiporter subunit D family protein — its product is MIIESVKPLIPILIVLIVSVLIMLSGKRKNVREFWSIAGSILTFLSVASMVPDIMNGNRILYTVSTIAPGISFNFRVDALSLVFGIISSFLWIFATFYNIGYMRSLNEHAQTRYYACFAIAILGAQGVSYSGSLFSLYLFYEVITIFTYPLVAHHQDTEGYAGAKKYIVYLMGTSKGLLLPATILTYVLTGTLDFSDNITKGIFAKGTDSIWITVTYVLFLFGFAKAAIMPFHNWLPSAMVAPTPVSALLHAVAVVKAGVFCTCRVMLSIFGTELLQSLNLGIYTAYFVSITILVASIIALTKDDLKARLAYSTVSQLSYVIIGVALLDPSGIMGGIIHIANHGFSKITLFFCAGAIFVATQKRKISDMEGIGYAMPFTMGAFAIASLSMIGVPPVAGFVCKWYLLNGAMEIHNLPIVIILMTSTILNAGYFAPITIKAFFKNKGVGWNRANIKEAPVTMVVPLVLASLISVALGIFPQFFTQLIGRLIP
- a CDS encoding Na(+)/H(+) antiporter subunit D, which produces MDKWLHPAIFYFIGSLLLPFIKNEKAKKFFILLVPILSIIDVALMQEGVFGKYSFLNTTLIFGRVDKLSLIFAWVFVIMAFLGALYALHVKEDGHHIAGSFYIGSSLGAVFAGDYLTVFIFWEIMAFSSVFLVWYRKEQKSIDAGYRYLLVHVFGGLLFFTGMMLYYYKTGNLLFDRVAQGNAGLPEYLILAGFCLNAAVIPLHAWLPDAYPEATVEGAVLMCAFTTKTAVYVLLRGFPGFEILAIFGTAMTVYGVFYAVIENDMRRVLAYHIVSQVGYMVAGIGIGTDLALNGACSHAFAHILYKALLFMGTGAVLYMTGTAKLSKLGGLYKYMPLTMIFYIVGAVSISGFPLFSGFVSKSMITAAAHHEGRITLMMLMNLAGIGTFLSVGLKVTYFAFFSKDEAPIKAKEPPKNMLWAMGLTSALCFIIGIYPQSLYQLLPYPNHYNPFTSTHVSEMLQILSYTGLIFFLLVKKLAPEDKMNLDVDYFYRNGARIFMWIDEKIISVVDALWGELYRTFGLKLLFKNADISYGFDRHVIDGIVDGSASGVRGFGGLVKKLQTGRIQAYIGFSIFILILIVGFVIYGM